ACTGACGGTGCCGCAAGGCAGCACCGTCATCGAGGCTGCCCACTCGGTGGGCACCTACATTCCGCACTTCTGCTACCACAAGAAGCTGTCCATCGCGGCCAACTGCCGGATGTGCCTGGTGGAAGTGGAAAAGGCGCCGAAGCCGCTGCCGGCCTGTGCCACGCCGGTCACCGACGGCATGAAGGTCCATACCGCGTCGCCGCTGGCCAAGAAGGCCCAGCAGGGCGTGATGGAATTCCTGCTGATCAACCACCCGCTGGATTGCCCGATCTGCGACCAGGGCGGCGAATGCCAGCTGCAGGATCTGGCCGTGGGCTACGGCAACTCCACCTCGCGCTACGAGGAAGACAAGCGCGTGGTGGTGGGCAAGGACATGGGCCCGCTGGTCTCCGCCGAGGAAATGTCGCGCTGCATCCACTGCACGCGCTGCGTCCGCTTCACCGAGGAAGTGGGCGGCTTCCAGGAAATCGGCATGGCCAACCGCAGCGAGTTCTCCGAGATCCTGCCCTTCCTGGGCAAGACCGTGGACTCGGAAATCTCCGGCAACGTCATCGACCTGTGCCCGGTGGGCGCGCTGACCTCCAAGCCGTTCCGCTACACTACCCGCGCCTGGGAACTGTCCCGCCGCAAGTCGGTGAGCCCGCACGACGGCTTGGGCTCCAACCTGGTGGTGCAGGTGAAGAGCAACGAAGTGATGCGCGTGCTGCCGCTGGAAAACGAGGCCATCAACGAGTGCTGGATCGCCGACCGCGACCGTTTCTCCTACGAAGGCCTGAACAGTGCCGAGCGCCTGCAGAAGCCGATGATCAAGTTCGACGGCAAGTGGCACGAGACCGACTGGGAAACCGCGCTGAACTACGTGGTCAAGGGCCTGAGCGGCGTGTCCGCCGATCACGGCAAGGACGCCATCGGCTTCCTGCTGAATCCGCACTCCACCACTGAAGAACTGCACCTGGCGCAGAAGCTGGCGCGCGCCTTCGGCGTCGAAGCCGTCGACTACCGCCTGGGCCGCAGCGACTTCTCCGCGGACAGCGCCAAGCAGGGCGCGGAATGGCTGGGCTCCTCCATCGTCGAACTGGCCGAGGCCAAGTCGGTGCTGGTGGTCGGCTCCACGCTGCGCAAGGAACAGCCGCTGCTGGCTTCGCGCCTGCGCCAGTCCGTCAAGAAGGGCGGCGAGCTGAACATTATCCATGTCGCCGACGACAATCTGCTGACCCAGATCAAGGGCAAGCTGATCGTGTCGCCGCTGGCGCTGGTGAACGCGCTGTCGCAAGTGCTGAAGGCCGTGGCCGAGATCAAGTCGGGCGCGAGCGAGATCGATCTGGCCGCGGTGGAAGTGTCCGCCGAAGCCCGCCGCATCGCCGAAAGCCTGACCGGCGCGGAAACCGCGTCCGTCGTGCTGGGCAACGTGGCGCAGCGCCATCCGGCCTACGGCCAGCTGCTGTCGCTGGCCCAGGAGATCTCCCGCCTG
This genomic window from Chromobacterium violaceum ATCC 12472 contains:
- the nuoG gene encoding NADH-quinone oxidoreductase subunit NuoG, with product MLEIEIDGKKLTVPQGSTVIEAAHSVGTYIPHFCYHKKLSIAANCRMCLVEVEKAPKPLPACATPVTDGMKVHTASPLAKKAQQGVMEFLLINHPLDCPICDQGGECQLQDLAVGYGNSTSRYEEDKRVVVGKDMGPLVSAEEMSRCIHCTRCVRFTEEVGGFQEIGMANRSEFSEILPFLGKTVDSEISGNVIDLCPVGALTSKPFRYTTRAWELSRRKSVSPHDGLGSNLVVQVKSNEVMRVLPLENEAINECWIADRDRFSYEGLNSAERLQKPMIKFDGKWHETDWETALNYVVKGLSGVSADHGKDAIGFLLNPHSTTEELHLAQKLARAFGVEAVDYRLGRSDFSADSAKQGAEWLGSSIVELAEAKSVLVVGSTLRKEQPLLASRLRQSVKKGGELNIIHVADDNLLTQIKGKLIVSPLALVNALSQVLKAVAEIKSGASEIDLAAVEVSAEARRIAESLTGAETASVVLGNVAQRHPAYGQLLSLAQEISRLSGARFGILAEAANSVGAELVGALPKNGDNAAAMIAKPKKAYFLLNAEVEFDSYNPQAAVAAMKQAATVIALTAYKGQGLLDYADVLLPIAPFSETAGSFVNMEGKLQTFNGVVKPLGETRPAWKVLRVLGNMLNLSGFEQNSAEEVRAEFGDFASRLNNALSKVAANPAAGSGIVRVGEVPMYQADAICRRAPSLQATNEAKGAATAHAHSSLLAKLGVAAGSTALLKQGEGEARVRIEADDSLPADVVRVAAAHASTLALGGMFDAIEIKQG